The following coding sequences lie in one Psychrilyobacter atlanticus DSM 19335 genomic window:
- the iolC gene encoding 5-dehydro-2-deoxygluconokinase, with the protein MLKFDQNRPMDIIPIGRVAIDFNPTDIHKPLEESKNFNKYVGGSPANIAVGLSRLGKKVGFIGKVSDDSFGKFVTNFFKENNIDTSEVATCKNGESLGLTFTEIKSPTESSILMYRNGIADLMLESNEISEEYIKNAKAIVVSGTALSASPSREACFTAVEYAKKHGTIVIFDVDYRSYTWKSKEEVAIYYSLIGRLSDLIIGSKEEFELMEGIANFEDKSDIAIANRWLAYENKIVVIKHGKEGSVAYTKNSSYKIKPFPVKLLKSFGGGDAYASAFIYGLMEGWDIIDALEFGSASAAMLVASHSCSEDMPTADEIQNFIDLKKSEFGEMVARG; encoded by the coding sequence ATGTTAAAATTTGATCAAAACAGACCTATGGACATCATCCCTATTGGAAGAGTTGCAATAGATTTTAATCCTACAGATATCCATAAACCCCTGGAGGAAAGTAAAAACTTTAATAAGTATGTTGGAGGGTCACCTGCAAATATAGCAGTAGGTCTTTCGAGACTTGGCAAAAAAGTGGGATTTATCGGAAAAGTTTCAGATGACAGTTTTGGAAAGTTTGTTACCAATTTTTTTAAAGAAAATAATATAGATACATCAGAGGTAGCAACTTGTAAAAATGGTGAATCTCTTGGACTTACATTTACTGAAATAAAAAGTCCAACTGAAAGTTCTATATTGATGTATAGAAATGGTATTGCCGATCTTATGCTGGAATCCAATGAAATTTCAGAAGAGTATATTAAAAATGCTAAAGCAATTGTTGTATCCGGAACAGCATTATCGGCCAGCCCGTCGAGAGAAGCCTGTTTTACAGCAGTAGAATATGCTAAAAAACATGGAACTATTGTGATATTTGATGTGGATTATAGGAGTTATACCTGGAAATCTAAGGAAGAAGTGGCGATCTATTATTCATTGATAGGAAGATTAAGTGACCTGATAATAGGTTCTAAGGAAGAATTTGAATTGATGGAAGGAATTGCTAACTTTGAAGATAAAAGTGATATAGCAATTGCCAATAGATGGTTAGCTTATGAAAATAAAATTGTTGTTATAAAACATGGAAAAGAAGGATCCGTTGCCTACACTAAAAATTCATCTTATAAGATTAAACCATTCCCGGTAAAACTGCTTAAATCCTTTGGCGGAGGAGATGCATATGCTTCTGCATTTATCTATGGATTAATGGAGGGTTGGGATATCATCGATGCCTTGGAATTTGGAAGTGCTTCGGCTGCTATGCTGGTAGCAAGTCACAGTTGTTCAGAGGATATGCCTACTGCAGATGAAATTCAAAATTTTATAGATCTTAAAAAATCTGAATTTGGAGAAATGGTTGCCAGAGGATAG
- the iolG gene encoding inositol 2-dehydrogenase, which yields MLKLGIIGAGRIGQVHATSITNNVKNATVHMIADPFMNEDKIKWINELGIENITTDYKEILENKEIDAVLICSSTDTHSSISIEAARANKHIFCEKPIDHDLGKIQMVLEEVEKAGIKYQVGFNRRFDNNFKAIKDAVTEGKIGTPHIIKVTSRDPEAPGIDYVKVSGGMFLDMTIHDFDMVRHLSGSEVEEVYALGGVLVNSEIGEAGDIDTAIITLKLKNGALGVIDNSREAAYGYDQRAEVFGSLGSVAISNDSGSKAVISTKDGIVSEKPLYFFLERYMQSFGEEVNQFVEAIVNDKDVPVNANDGLQPVLIGLAAKKSLEEKRPVKISEIF from the coding sequence ATGCTAAAGTTAGGAATTATAGGTGCCGGAAGAATTGGGCAGGTACATGCAACAAGTATCACCAATAATGTTAAAAATGCTACTGTTCATATGATTGCAGATCCATTTATGAATGAAGATAAAATAAAATGGATCAATGAACTTGGAATAGAAAATATAACTACTGATTATAAAGAAATATTGGAAAATAAAGAGATCGATGCTGTTTTGATCTGTTCTTCAACAGATACTCACTCATCTATATCAATAGAGGCAGCAAGAGCTAACAAACATATCTTCTGTGAAAAACCAATCGATCATGACCTGGGAAAGATCCAGATGGTTTTGGAAGAGGTAGAAAAAGCCGGGATAAAATATCAGGTTGGATTTAATAGACGATTTGACAATAATTTCAAGGCTATAAAGGATGCTGTTACAGAAGGAAAAATTGGGACACCTCACATTATAAAGGTAACTTCCAGAGATCCTGAAGCTCCGGGAATAGACTATGTTAAGGTATCTGGTGGAATGTTTTTGGATATGACTATCCATGATTTTGATATGGTAAGACACTTATCTGGAAGTGAAGTCGAGGAAGTCTATGCCCTTGGAGGGGTACTTGTAAACTCTGAGATTGGAGAAGCCGGAGATATAGATACAGCTATTATAACATTGAAGTTGAAAAATGGAGCTTTAGGTGTAATCGATAATTCCAGAGAAGCAGCTTATGGGTATGACCAGAGAGCAGAGGTATTCGGATCACTTGGTTCGGTGGCTATCTCAAATGACAGCGGATCAAAGGCAGTTATCTCAACAAAAGACGGTATTGTATCAGAAAAACCACTTTATTTCTTCTTGGAGAGATATATGCAGTCATTTGGAGAAGAAGTAAATCAATTTGTAGAGGCAATAGTTAACGATAAAGATGTTCCTGTTAATGCAAATGACGGATTACAACCTGTATTGATTGGGTTAGCGGCAAAAAAATCTTTAGAAGAAAAGAGACCTGTAAAGATCTCTGAAATATTTTAG
- a CDS encoding APC family permease, whose amino-acid sequence MTNKLGFWSIILLGINTILGSGIFLLPGSFYIALNERGIFPTLIVIATVLSISLCFAEASGIFEGYGGPYIYVREAMGEFMGFQVGFMKWVISLLAWATMAVAFADLLVAFLDIGHIPYIEKILAGLLIIILSYINFLGVELTKSLNNIVSLGKMVPILLFVFIGIKYIGQSNLLLITRGPEGLITGIKDPILILFYAFTGFESIAVAARDMKTPLKNLPKGIIGVMIGITILYLILIFSILGILGRNIDPDSYPIFHAAYLLLGPLGGSFFSSGIIMSIIGINIASSFTSPRSIVALSEKKTMPEFLSRKNKYGTPGAAIILTGGLSLLIILIGNFNTLVSFSVISRISQYLLTCVAVIIFKKRGIRGSLVLPGGYLIPLIALVTMGILFYNYLIYIASVFLIFFLIGKYFYSYDGKSYKGFRTNP is encoded by the coding sequence ATGACAAATAAATTAGGTTTTTGGAGTATTATATTACTTGGAATAAACACTATTCTTGGGTCAGGGATCTTCCTCCTTCCTGGAAGTTTTTATATAGCTTTAAATGAAAGAGGGATCTTCCCTACACTGATTGTTATTGCTACTGTCCTTTCTATCTCCCTTTGTTTTGCAGAAGCCTCTGGAATTTTTGAGGGTTATGGGGGCCCATACATATATGTAAGGGAAGCCATGGGAGAATTCATGGGTTTTCAGGTTGGATTTATGAAATGGGTTATCTCCCTTCTTGCCTGGGCAACTATGGCTGTTGCCTTTGCAGATCTTTTAGTGGCTTTTTTAGATATAGGTCATATCCCTTATATTGAAAAAATTCTTGCGGGACTTCTTATTATCATTCTTTCCTATATCAATTTTTTAGGAGTAGAGTTAACAAAGAGTCTAAATAATATTGTTTCCCTGGGAAAGATGGTACCAATTTTATTATTTGTTTTTATAGGAATTAAATATATAGGACAAAGCAACCTTCTCCTTATAACAAGGGGGCCAGAAGGATTAATCACAGGGATCAAGGACCCAATCTTAATCTTATTCTATGCATTTACAGGTTTCGAATCAATCGCAGTAGCAGCTAGAGATATGAAAACACCTCTTAAAAACCTACCAAAAGGTATTATTGGTGTGATGATTGGTATAACAATACTTTATCTGATTCTAATTTTTTCTATACTGGGAATTTTAGGAAGAAATATAGACCCTGATTCATATCCTATATTTCATGCAGCCTATCTTCTTTTGGGACCTCTAGGAGGGAGTTTTTTCTCATCGGGAATAATAATGTCTATTATTGGTATCAATATTGCATCCTCATTTACAAGCCCGAGATCTATCGTAGCACTGTCTGAGAAAAAAACTATGCCGGAATTTCTTTCCAGAAAAAATAAATATGGTACTCCCGGTGCTGCTATCATCCTTACTGGGGGTCTTTCATTACTTATAATTCTTATTGGGAATTTTAACACCTTAGTTTCATTTTCTGTAATTTCGAGAATTTCCCAATATCTGCTTACATGTGTGGCTGTCATTATATTTAAAAAACGGGGTATTAGAGGCTCTTTAGTCTTACCAGGAGGATACCTGATTCCTCTCATTGCCTTAGTAACTATGGGTATTTTATTTTATAACTACCTGATCTACATAGCTTCTGTATTTTTAATATTTTTTCTGATTGGAAAATATTTTTATAGCTATGATGGTAAATCTTATAAAGGCTTTAGAACTAATCCTTAA
- a CDS encoding transaldolase family protein, with amino-acid sequence MEKKYRGPLHEMALTTKTDYWNDSCSINELSYAIENGAVGATTNPVIVKNVLKAELENYEEQVKELIANNPEATEDEIAWVLIENMAVEGAKLLKPVFDPETGRGRISIQTNTKYYRKSELLIEQALHFSDLAENIQVKIPATSAGIKAFEESTYRGVSINATVSFTVPQAIAVAKAVERGLNRREKEGLDNSHINPVCTIMVGRVDDWLKDVANRDHIITNPEYLEWAGVAVMKNAYNIFQERGYKTKLLAAAYRNHHQWSQFIGGDILETIPYKWQKRFNGSNIEVKERIGDSVAPEIINELLYKFDDFKKAYLPEGMEEKEFDNYGAVTKTLLQFSEGYDELVSIIRGYMLIVR; translated from the coding sequence ATGGAAAAAAAATATAGAGGACCTCTTCATGAGATGGCTCTTACTACTAAAACAGATTATTGGAATGATTCTTGTTCTATAAATGAATTATCCTATGCAATAGAAAATGGTGCTGTAGGAGCAACTACAAATCCCGTGATAGTTAAAAATGTATTAAAGGCAGAGCTTGAAAACTATGAGGAACAGGTAAAAGAGCTCATTGCCAATAATCCAGAGGCAACAGAGGATGAGATCGCCTGGGTACTTATTGAAAATATGGCCGTGGAGGGAGCTAAACTCCTAAAACCTGTTTTTGATCCTGAGACAGGGAGGGGAAGGATCTCCATCCAGACAAATACCAAATATTATAGAAAGTCAGAACTTCTTATAGAACAGGCTCTCCACTTTAGCGATCTTGCTGAAAATATACAGGTAAAAATCCCGGCTACAAGTGCAGGAATAAAAGCCTTTGAAGAGTCTACATATAGAGGAGTAAGCATCAATGCTACGGTTAGTTTTACAGTTCCACAAGCTATAGCTGTAGCAAAAGCGGTAGAAAGAGGTCTTAATAGAAGAGAAAAAGAGGGATTGGACAACAGTCATATAAACCCTGTGTGTACCATCATGGTTGGAAGGGTAGATGACTGGTTAAAAGATGTAGCTAATAGAGATCATATAATTACAAATCCAGAATATCTTGAATGGGCCGGTGTCGCTGTAATGAAAAATGCTTATAATATATTCCAGGAAAGAGGATATAAAACCAAGCTCCTGGCAGCAGCTTATAGAAACCATCATCAATGGTCTCAGTTTATTGGAGGAGATATACTGGAGACTATCCCGTATAAATGGCAGAAGAGATTCAACGGTTCAAATATAGAGGTGAAGGAGAGAATAGGTGATTCAGTAGCACCTGAGATAATAAATGAACTTCTCTATAAGTTTGATGACTTCAAAAAAGCCTATCTTCCGGAGGGAATGGAAGAAAAAGAATTTGATAACTATGGAGCAGTAACAAAAACTCTGCTTCAATTCAGCGAAGGGTATGATGAACTGGTTTCAATCATTAGAGGATACATGCTTATAGTCAGATAA
- a CDS encoding gamma-glutamyl-gamma-aminobutyrate hydrolase family protein, with the protein MKVIGISGNKKLLDGFNRDYVFDHYSTCIEKIGAVPLILPITDKKEVAKVYIDKIDALIMTGGIDVNPFLYGQEAVKETEVPFTQRDTFDFLLIEAALEKNIPILGICRGMQIMNVYFGGSLHQDIKYYGETSIQHVQGSKHHEPVHLVDVEKDSILYTLIGEKQKVNSVHHQCINKLGTGLVASAVSSSDKIIEAYESNGENRILGIQWHPEMMFAEGNNEMEDIFSFLVK; encoded by the coding sequence ATGAAGGTAATTGGTATTTCAGGAAATAAAAAACTTTTAGATGGTTTCAACAGAGATTATGTTTTTGATCATTATTCTACTTGTATTGAAAAAATTGGTGCTGTACCATTAATTTTACCAATAACCGATAAAAAAGAGGTTGCCAAAGTATATATCGATAAGATAGATGCCCTGATTATGACAGGTGGGATCGATGTAAACCCTTTCCTATATGGTCAGGAGGCAGTAAAGGAAACCGAGGTTCCTTTCACTCAGAGAGACACCTTTGATTTTCTGCTTATCGAGGCTGCACTGGAGAAAAATATCCCTATTTTAGGAATATGCAGAGGGATGCAGATCATGAATGTATATTTCGGTGGTTCACTGCATCAGGATATCAAATATTACGGGGAAACAAGTATACAACATGTACAGGGATCAAAACACCATGAACCTGTCCATCTTGTTGATGTTGAGAAGGATTCTATCCTCTATACTCTTATTGGGGAAAAACAAAAAGTTAACTCAGTACACCACCAGTGCATCAACAAATTAGGGACGGGACTGGTAGCTTCAGCAGTATCTTCTTCTGATAAAATAATTGAAGCCTATGAATCTAATGGGGAAAATAGGATCTTAGGTATCCAGTGGCATCCTGAGATGATGTTTGCTGAGGGAAATAACGAGATGGAAGATATCTTCTCATTTTTAGTTAAGTAA
- the mmsA gene encoding CoA-acylating methylmalonate-semialdehyde dehydrogenase, which translates to MKYNEIKNYLNGKFVSGMGEKYDIYAPINGEIIGEFKAATKAQLDEVVTKAKAAQESWAGLTAKSRSKVIYKYRELLMKYREELSVVNCEENGKSMEEAYAGVDKAIELTEFACSIPQLISGKTQDVSRGVNCKEERRPLGVVASITPFNFPVMVPHWTVPNAIALGNAIILKPSELTPVSAMKMAELWEEAGLPEGIFNVVNGGKEVVEGICDNKDIVAVSFVGSTPVAQIVHKRGSANSKRVLALGGAKNHIVVMPDANKDAGSRDIISSAFGMSGQRCMAVSVMIGVGSIDDVYGEVINKAKNMVPGVDLPPVISEAAIKKIEDYLDYAQENGAEIVVDGRKVKTDEGYFIGPSIIDWGNSKNMSGEEIFGPVLEIRRANTIAEAAAIQNESPYGNAAAIFTQNGRFVDEAIREFQAGMLGVNIGVPVPREPFSFGGIKDSKFGYGDITGVSSIDFWTNLIKITTKWNPEHKVDWMS; encoded by the coding sequence ATGAAATATAATGAAATTAAAAATTATTTAAATGGTAAGTTTGTATCAGGAATGGGAGAAAAATATGATATCTATGCTCCTATCAACGGAGAAATTATTGGTGAATTTAAAGCTGCGACTAAAGCTCAATTGGACGAAGTCGTAACTAAAGCTAAGGCTGCTCAGGAATCTTGGGCAGGTTTAACTGCAAAATCCAGATCTAAGGTTATTTATAAATATAGAGAATTACTTATGAAGTATAGAGAAGAATTATCTGTGGTTAACTGTGAAGAAAATGGAAAATCAATGGAAGAGGCCTATGCCGGTGTGGATAAGGCCATTGAATTAACAGAATTTGCTTGTTCTATTCCACAGCTAATTTCTGGGAAAACCCAGGATGTCAGTAGAGGAGTCAATTGTAAGGAAGAAAGAAGACCCTTAGGAGTTGTGGCATCTATTACTCCGTTTAACTTCCCAGTAATGGTTCCCCATTGGACCGTTCCAAATGCAATAGCTCTAGGAAATGCAATAATTTTAAAGCCGTCTGAATTAACACCTGTCTCAGCTATGAAAATGGCAGAACTTTGGGAAGAGGCAGGATTACCTGAAGGGATTTTTAATGTAGTTAACGGTGGAAAAGAAGTTGTTGAAGGGATTTGTGACAACAAGGATATCGTAGCTGTATCATTTGTGGGATCAACACCTGTAGCCCAAATTGTTCACAAAAGAGGATCGGCTAACTCCAAGAGAGTTTTAGCATTGGGTGGAGCAAAAAACCACATTGTAGTAATGCCGGATGCCAATAAAGATGCAGGAAGTAGAGATATTATTTCATCTGCCTTTGGAATGTCGGGACAGAGATGTATGGCTGTATCGGTAATGATCGGTGTAGGAAGTATAGACGACGTATATGGAGAAGTTATTAATAAAGCTAAAAATATGGTTCCCGGTGTGGATCTTCCTCCGGTTATCTCGGAGGCGGCTATAAAAAAAATAGAGGACTACTTAGATTATGCCCAGGAAAATGGAGCTGAAATTGTAGTTGATGGAAGAAAGGTTAAAACAGATGAGGGATACTTTATAGGACCATCTATTATTGACTGGGGCAACAGTAAAAATATGAGTGGTGAAGAGATTTTCGGACCTGTCTTGGAAATAAGAAGAGCTAATACAATAGCTGAAGCTGCAGCTATTCAAAATGAGTCACCATATGGGAATGCCGCTGCAATCTTTACTCAAAATGGTAGATTTGTAGATGAAGCTATCAGAGAATTCCAGGCAGGAATGTTAGGGGTTAATATCGGAGTACCTGTTCCAAGAGAGCCGTTCTCATTTGGGGGGATAAAAGATTCTAAATTTGGATACGGAGATATTACAGGGGTTTCTTCCATAGATTTTTGGACAAATTTAATAAAAATAACTACAAAATGGAATCCAGAGCATAAAGTAGACTGGATGAGTTAA
- a CDS encoding class II fructose-bisphosphate aldolase — translation MLVTLKKIINELGENQAVPAFNVYGYEDAKVILDVASSLRAPAVLMINRDAVMHMGSRNLCNLLKSISKDYDIPICIHLDHAKSMEEIEEAIKSGYTSVMYDGSSLPINENIENTHKIVQFAKKYNVSVEAEIGSVGYSDPSIKIQGKYTDVEEAKAFYNETGVDILAVAVGTLHRMTGQEAVINYELLNNIEKKLDVPLVIHGSTGVKDHDLTKLSHTSVKKVNIGTAIRMKFGESLKSQFETDEFDRIKLFKKPMKDIEGVILEKYKLLGF, via the coding sequence ATGCTAGTTACTTTAAAAAAAATAATAAATGAATTAGGTGAAAATCAAGCGGTTCCTGCTTTTAATGTATATGGTTATGAGGATGCTAAAGTGATATTAGATGTGGCATCTTCGCTGAGAGCTCCTGCTGTTCTTATGATAAATAGAGATGCTGTTATGCATATGGGTTCGAGAAATTTATGCAATTTACTTAAATCTATCAGTAAAGATTATGATATACCGATCTGTATTCACTTAGATCATGCAAAATCTATGGAAGAGATAGAAGAAGCCATAAAATCAGGTTATACATCTGTTATGTATGACGGATCTAGTCTTCCTATCAATGAAAATATTGAAAATACACACAAAATAGTTCAGTTTGCTAAAAAATATAATGTAAGTGTAGAAGCTGAGATTGGATCAGTGGGATATAGTGACCCAAGCATAAAGATCCAGGGGAAATATACAGACGTGGAAGAAGCTAAGGCATTTTATAATGAAACAGGAGTAGATATTTTGGCGGTAGCGGTGGGAACTCTTCACAGGATGACCGGGCAGGAAGCTGTTATTAACTATGAGCTTTTAAATAATATAGAAAAAAAATTGGATGTTCCCCTTGTAATTCACGGATCTACTGGAGTTAAAGATCATGATTTAACTAAGTTGTCTCATACATCTGTAAAAAAAGTAAATATAGGTACAGCCATTCGAATGAAATTTGGCGAAAGCTTAAAATCTCAATTTGAAACAGATGAGTTTGACAGAATAAAGTTATTTAAAAAACCTATGAAAGATATAGAGGGAGTTATTTTAGAAAAATATAAATTATTGGGGTTTTAA